In Actinomyces marmotae, the DNA window GCCGGTGGTGATCAGCCCGGGCGCTTGGCGTTCGGGCGCGCGTAGCGGATCCAGCAGATGACGGCGCACAGAGCGCAGTAGGCGGCGCAGGCGAAGAAGAAGGTCGAGGCCGGCATGGCGGCCAGCGCCACGCCGACGAGGAAGGGGCCTAGCGAGGCGACGGCGGCGGTGAAGCCGATGGCGCCGCCGGCCTGGCGCTTGGGCATGATCATGGGCATCTGCTTGAAGGTGGCGGCGTTGCCGACGCCCGCGAAGAAGAACATGGCCAGCAGGCCGGCCATGAAGACCTTGAAGTCCCCGACGGAGTCGACCATGGTCAGCTGCCAGCCGCAGAACCCGAGGGTCGCCGCCATGCCGATCGCGGAGACGAAGGTCCAGATGGCGCCGCCGAAGCGGTCGCACAGCGGGCCCCAGGCGAAGCGCAGCAGCGAGCCGATGAAGGTGCCCAGGAAGGCGTAGCTGGCGCCCTTGGGCAGGCCGGTGAGGCCGGCGTCGGCCAGGGCGGAGGCGGCGCCGTAGTTGTTGTTGATGATGAGGGCCGTCTGGGCGGCGAATCCGGAGAAGATGCCGAAGGTCATGATGTACAGGACCGTCATGAGCCAGGTGTCGATGTTGCCGAAGATGTCCAACTGCTCCTTGACGTTCGCCTTGACCGGCACGTCCTTGAGGTAGATGAAGGCGAGGAGGGCGGCCAGGACGGACCAGGGCAGGAAGAAGACGGTCGCGTTGACCACCATGGGGGCGCCCGCGGAGTGGCGCTCCACCCAGGTCAGGCCGAACAGGGAGGTGGACATGAGGAAGGGCGCGGCGAGCTGGATGATGCCCGCGCCGATGTTGCCCAGGCCGCCCTGGAGGCCCAGGGCGGTGCCGGACAGGCGCTTGGGGAAGAAGAAGCCGGTGGAGGGCATGTAGCCGGAGAACGTGGCGGCGCCGACGCCGCAGGTGAAGGCCAGGCCGAGGAGGACCCCGTAGGAGGTGGAGGGGTTCTGGACGGCGGAGAACCAGCCGAGCATCGGCAGCAGGTAGAGCAGGGAGGAGATGCCGATCATCTTGCGCGTGCCGATGGTGGCCGGCAGGAACATGTAGATCAGTCGCAGGAGGCCGCAGGACAGGCCGGGCATCGAGGTCAGCCAGTAGAGCTGGTTCTTGCTCAGCGCGAAGCCGATCTCGTTGAGGCGCGGGGCGATGGCGCTCGGCAGGAACCAGACCGTGAAGCCGAGCATGAGGGAGAAGGTGGTGATGGCCAGGGTGCGCCAGGCGATGGACGAGGACCAGTTCTCGGGCTCCTCGGGGTTCCATCCGGTGAGGGTCCGGCCGGTGGTGTCGAGCGTGGGCAAGATGTCTCCTGGGAGGTGGGCGGCGTCGTCGTCGCCGAGCGCGCGCCGCGGTTGTTCACGGCGAGCGCGCATGGCGAGCGGCCCCGCGTGGGGCGTCCGTCCATGATGCCCGAAATACGCCGGAGAGTCCCGGTGTAATAGGAAAGGTACTGGCGAGCCGGGCGAAGAAGGGAGCCCCCCGAAGCGACGCCTCGCCCCTTAAGGTTACGAGCGAGTCACGTAATCCCCGTCTCCCCCTCCCGAGACCGGTCGAAAACAGGAGCGAGACCGGTCCTGGCGCCGTTACCGTGGGGCCATGAGCACTCCGACGCCCCCAGTTCCCGCCACCAGCGCCACCAGCGCCGCCAGCGCCACAGCGCGCCCCGACCCGGCGCCGGCCGACGAGCCCATCGCTCAGAAGCGCCTCGCCCCCATGACCGGCACCGTGCGTGGTGCGGTCATCACCGTCTCCGACCGCTGCGCGCGCGGCTCCCGCCCCGACGAGTCCGGCCCCCTCGCCCAGCGCCTCCTGGCCGAGCACGGCGTCGTCGTCGAGGCGGTCCGCCTCATCCCCGACGGCGCCCAGGAGGTCCGCGCCGCCATCGAGGAGGCCATCGCCGACGGCGCCCGCGTCATCCTGACCACCGGCGGCACCGGCGTCACCCCCAGGGACCTGACCCCCGAGGGCACCGCGCCGCTCCTGGTCGCGCGGCTGGAGGGCATCGAGGCCCAGATTCGCTCCCACGGCCTGACCAAGACGCCGCTCGCGGGCCTGTCCCGGGGCTACGTGGGGGTCACCTCGCGCGACGCCGACGGCGCCCTCGTCGTCAACGCCCCCGGCTCCAAGGGCGGGGTTAAGGACTCGATCACCGTGGTGGGGCCGCTCATCCCGCATGTGCTGGAGCAGCTCGGCGGCGGGGATCACTGAGGCCGGATCCGCTGAGCCGGGACCCGCGCGGACCGGTGAGGCCGGGCGCTCCGGCCTTATCTCCGCCAGGCGCGCACCTGCTCCCAGGTGTCGAGGTCCCGGGCGGCGCCGGCTGTGCCGGTCACCTCCTGCACGCGCAGCGCCCCCAGCGCCCGGCGCACGGCGATATCCCGCAGCGCTCGGCCCCCCGGCGCCACCGCCCCGCGCAGCGCGGGGGTCCTGTAGACGCCGAGCAGGTACTGCGTGTGATCCCCGGCCTGGGCACAGGCGCCGTCTACCCCCGCGCCGGCCCGCTTGGCCAGAAGCGCCCCCAGGAGCGCGGGTAGGGCGGCCGGGGCCCCGGGCGCGTCACAGGTCAGCACGGCCGTCACGGGCGCGGCCCCAACCGGCCCGCCGCCTGCGGCCAGGGCCTCGAGTCCGGCGGCGATCCCCGCCACCGGCCCTCCCAGCGGCGGGTCCTCCAGGGCCCGCAGCACCCCCGCGGGCAGCGCCACCTCCCCGGGGGCGACGACGACGGTCCGCCCCGGGGGGATCCCCCCGCTGGCGCGCAGGGCGCCGATCCCCTCCAGGACGTGGTCGAGCAGGCGCCGACCGGCCAGAAGCACATCCGGCTTCGAGACCCCGCCCAGGCGGCGGGCGGTCCCTCCCGCGAGGACGACGGCGTCAAGCGCGCCGGTCATTCCGGTCGCGCCCAGTCCCCACTGCGACCACCGGACTTCGCGGTGACGCGGGCGTCGGTGAGCATGACGTCGCGGTCGACGCCCTTGACCATGTCCACCACCGCCAGGCCGGCCACGGTCACGGCGGTGAGCGCCTCCATCTCCACCCCCGTGCGGTCCGCGGTGCGCACGGTGGCGCGGATCTCCACGCCGTCGTCGACGATCCGCAGGTCCACGCTCGCCCCGTGCACGCCGATGACATGCGCCAGCGGCAGCAACTCGGGGACGCGCTTGGCGGCGGCGATGCCGGCGATGCGCGCCACGGCCAGCACATCGCCCTTGGGGACGGTCCCCGCGCGCAGCGCCTCCACGATCGCCGGCGAGCAGCGCACGGTGGCCGCGGCGCTGGCCGAGCGCGTGGTGGGGGCCTTCCCGGTGACGTCGACCATGCGGGCGGCGCCCGAGGAATCCAGGTGGGTCAGTCGGATGGGGGCGGGATCGGCCATATCGGGCTCCTTATCAGTGGGGGCGGGCGGGGGAGGGCAGGGGGATGAGGCTGACGACGTCGCCGGGCCGCGCCCCGGTGGAGCCCTCATCGACGACGGCGAGCGCCTGGGCGGCGCCGAGCGAGGACACGAGGTGCGAGCCCGAGCCGAGCCGGTGGGTGGGCTCCACCCAGGGCAGGGCCGGGCCCGTCCCATCCGGGGGCGCTGGCAGCGGCTCGGGCAACGGGTCCGGCGCGCCGACGACTCGCACGGGGATGTACTGGCGCCGCCCCCTCGGGCCCGTCCACGCGGCGGCGGCCCTCGCGCGCGAAGCGGGGGCGGCCGCGGTGGCCCGCGGGTGCCCGGCGAGGAGGGCGAGCGCGGGGGCGACGACGAGCGTGAAGGACACCAGCACGCTGACCGGGTTGCCCGGCAGGCACAGCAGTGGCACCTCGCGCCCGTCGTCGGCGACGATGTCGCCGCGGCCCTGCGGCTTGCCCGGCTGCATCGCGACCTTGGCGAAGCCGATCCGCACCCGCGCCCCGGGGCCGGCGGGGCGCGCGGCGAGCATGGTCAGCGGGTCGAAGGCCCCGGCGGACACGCCGCCCGAGGTCACCACGAGATCCGCGTCCTGGGCCGCCTCGACGAGTGCGCGGGCCAGGTCCTCGGCGGTGTCGGCGCTGCGGCGCGCGCCCGCGAAGGCGGCGCCGCACTCGCGGACGAGGCCGGCCAGCAGCAGGGAGTTCGAGTCCGGGATCTCTCCCGGGGCGAGGGACCGCCCCGGATCGACGAGCTCGGCGCCGGTGGACACGACCGCCACGCGCGGGCGCGGGCGGGCGAGCACCTCGCCCCGGCCAACCGAGGCGAGCGCGGAGATCGCGGTGGCGCCCAGGAGAGTCCCCGCCCTCATAACCGGGTCCCCGACGGCGCATCCCTCCCCGGCCCTCCTCACGTTGAGGCCGATGGCGGGGGCGGCGTGGATCGCGATCCTGCCGGGCAGCGGGTGCGGGCCCGGGGACTGGTCGGTGTCCTCCACCCTCACGACGGCGTCGGCGCCCTCGGGCAGCATCGCGCCGGTCATGATGCGCATCGCGGTCCCCGGGGCCAGGGGCGCCGGAGCGCTGCCCGCCGGGGCATCGCCCGACACCGGTAGGACAACGGGCGCCTGCTCGGCGGCTCCGGCGGCGTCCTCGGCTCGCAGGGCGTATCCGTCCATCGCCGAGTTCGTCCACGGCGGCACTGGAAGCGCGGCGGTGACATCCTCTGCCAGGACCAGCCCGTGCGCGTCCTCCAGCCGCGTGGTGATGGCGCCGAGCGGGCGCAAGGCGGCCAGGGCCTCGTCAACGTATCGCTCAGGCGGGATCATCGTGGGGCTGGGCATGTCTCCTCCTCGGGGTGCTTCGGCGGCGGGCGGTGTAGGGTCT includes these proteins:
- a CDS encoding MFS transporter; the protein is MPTLDTTGRTLTGWNPEEPENWSSSIAWRTLAITTFSLMLGFTVWFLPSAIAPRLNEIGFALSKNQLYWLTSMPGLSCGLLRLIYMFLPATIGTRKMIGISSLLYLLPMLGWFSAVQNPSTSYGVLLGLAFTCGVGAATFSGYMPSTGFFFPKRLSGTALGLQGGLGNIGAGIIQLAAPFLMSTSLFGLTWVERHSAGAPMVVNATVFFLPWSVLAALLAFIYLKDVPVKANVKEQLDIFGNIDTWLMTVLYIMTFGIFSGFAAQTALIINNNYGAASALADAGLTGLPKGASYAFLGTFIGSLLRFAWGPLCDRFGGAIWTFVSAIGMAATLGFCGWQLTMVDSVGDFKVFMAGLLAMFFFAGVGNAATFKQMPMIMPKRQAGGAIGFTAAVASLGPFLVGVALAAMPASTFFFACAAYCALCAVICWIRYARPNAKRPG
- a CDS encoding MogA/MoaB family molybdenum cofactor biosynthesis protein codes for the protein MTGTVRGAVITVSDRCARGSRPDESGPLAQRLLAEHGVVVEAVRLIPDGAQEVRAAIEEAIADGARVILTTGGTGVTPRDLTPEGTAPLLVARLEGIEAQIRSHGLTKTPLAGLSRGYVGVTSRDADGALVVNAPGSKGGVKDSITVVGPLIPHVLEQLGGGDH
- the mobA gene encoding molybdenum cofactor guanylyltransferase, which produces MTGALDAVVLAGGTARRLGGVSKPDVLLAGRRLLDHVLEGIGALRASGGIPPGRTVVVAPGEVALPAGVLRALEDPPLGGPVAGIAAGLEALAAGGGPVGAAPVTAVLTCDAPGAPAALPALLGALLAKRAGAGVDGACAQAGDHTQYLLGVYRTPALRGAVAPGGRALRDIAVRRALGALRVQEVTGTAGAARDLDTWEQVRAWRR
- the moaC gene encoding cyclic pyranopterin monophosphate synthase MoaC, translating into MADPAPIRLTHLDSSGAARMVDVTGKAPTTRSASAAATVRCSPAIVEALRAGTVPKGDVLAVARIAGIAAAKRVPELLPLAHVIGVHGASVDLRIVDDGVEIRATVRTADRTGVEMEALTAVTVAGLAVVDMVKGVDRDVMLTDARVTAKSGGRSGDWARPE
- the glp gene encoding gephyrin-like molybdotransferase Glp; translated protein: MPSPTMIPPERYVDEALAALRPLGAITTRLEDAHGLVLAEDVTAALPVPPWTNSAMDGYALRAEDAAGAAEQAPVVLPVSGDAPAGSAPAPLAPGTAMRIMTGAMLPEGADAVVRVEDTDQSPGPHPLPGRIAIHAAPAIGLNVRRAGEGCAVGDPVMRAGTLLGATAISALASVGRGEVLARPRPRVAVVSTGAELVDPGRSLAPGEIPDSNSLLLAGLVRECGAAFAGARRSADTAEDLARALVEAAQDADLVVTSGGVSAGAFDPLTMLAARPAGPGARVRIGFAKVAMQPGKPQGRGDIVADDGREVPLLCLPGNPVSVLVSFTLVVAPALALLAGHPRATAAAPASRARAAAAWTGPRGRRQYIPVRVVGAPDPLPEPLPAPPDGTGPALPWVEPTHRLGSGSHLVSSLGAAQALAVVDEGSTGARPGDVVSLIPLPSPARPH